The Caviibacter abscessus genome window below encodes:
- a CDS encoding transketolase family protein encodes MEKKATRQAFGDALVKLGKENENIVVLDADLTKSTMTTFFQKEFPKRHLNMGIAEANMMTTAAGIATTGKIPFASTFAVFAAGRAYDQIRNSIAYPNLNVKICPTHAGISLGEDGGSHQSIEDIALMRVLPNMVVLSPADAVETEKMIFEVAKYKGPVYIRLGRLVVPTIFDENYKFEIGKAVKVKDGNDVAIIATGLMVYEAMVASDILKNEHNINARVINMSTIKPLDNDMVLNASKECSFIVTVEEHSIIGGLGSAVSEYLSEVNPTKVIRHGVKDIFGQSGEGNEMLDKYNLRAKDIVEIVLNNR; translated from the coding sequence ATGGAAAAAAAGGCAACAAGACAAGCATTTGGTGATGCGTTAGTTAAACTTGGAAAAGAAAATGAAAATATAGTTGTGTTAGACGCCGATTTAACAAAATCTACAATGACTACATTTTTTCAAAAGGAATTTCCTAAAAGACATTTAAATATGGGAATAGCTGAAGCAAATATGATGACAACAGCAGCTGGTATAGCAACTACAGGTAAAATACCATTTGCATCAACTTTTGCAGTATTTGCAGCAGGGCGTGCATATGATCAAATAAGAAATAGTATTGCATATCCTAATTTAAATGTAAAAATATGTCCAACTCATGCTGGAATATCGCTTGGAGAAGATGGAGGATCTCATCAATCAATAGAGGATATAGCACTTATGAGAGTATTACCAAATATGGTTGTATTATCTCCGGCAGATGCAGTTGAAACAGAAAAAATGATATTTGAAGTAGCAAAATATAAAGGACCTGTATACATTAGACTTGGAAGACTTGTAGTACCTACAATATTTGATGAAAACTATAAATTTGAAATAGGGAAGGCTGTAAAAGTAAAAGATGGAAATGATGTAGCTATAATAGCAACAGGGCTTATGGTATATGAAGCAATGGTTGCAAGTGACATTTTAAAAAATGAACATAATATTAACGCAAGAGTAATAAATATGTCAACAATAAAACCTCTTGATAATGATATGGTGCTTAATGCTTCAAAAGAATGTAGCTTTATTGTAACAGTTGAAGAACATTCAATAATTGGTGGTTTAGGTTCAGCTGTTTCTGAATATTTATCAGAAGTAAATCCTACAAAAGTAATTAGACATGGTGTAAAAGATATATTTGGTCAAAGTGGAGAAGGAAATGAAATGCTTGACAAATATAACTTAAGAGCAAAAGACATAGTTGAAATTGTTTTAAACAATAGATAA
- a CDS encoding DUF2147 domain-containing protein, with translation MKKVLLGIVLILSNILFAAKEDAFGRWVTEKSSSGNRIVVEIYEKNSKIYGRIHRLTDRFDLEGNLKKDTNNPDKEKQNRTLEGIDFVSDFTYSEKDNMYLDGTIYDPSSGKTYACYMQLQGDGTLKVRGHLKGLSFIGKTQIWKRLK, from the coding sequence ATGAAAAAAGTACTACTTGGAATAGTTTTAATATTATCAAATATATTATTTGCAGCAAAAGAAGATGCATTTGGAAGATGGGTTACAGAAAAATCATCATCTGGGAATAGAATTGTAGTTGAAATTTATGAAAAAAATTCAAAAATATATGGACGTATTCATAGATTGACAGATAGATTTGATTTAGAAGGTAATTTGAAAAAAGATACAAATAATCCTGATAAAGAAAAACAAAATAGAACTTTAGAAGGGATAGATTTTGTAAGTGATTTTACATATTCAGAAAAAGATAATATGTATTTAGACGGAACAATTTATGATCCTTCAAGTGGGAAAACTTATGCTTGTTATATGCAATTACAAGGAGATGGAACTTTAAAGGTAAGAGGTCATTTAAAAGGGCTAAGTTTCATAGGAAAAACTCAAATATGGAAAAGATTAAAATAA
- a CDS encoding DUF2147 domain-containing protein — protein sequence MKKILLLIFTMLSFTVFSNISDVYGKWVTEKTSDGNWAVVEFYERNGKIYGRFIFMTDKYDSDGKLKRDIKNPDPAKRDKTLQGLEFLTDFVYVESENKYINGTIYDPSSGNSYGSYLQVQNNGTLKLRGYLKGFKFLGKTQIWKRY from the coding sequence ATGAAAAAAATATTATTACTAATATTTACTATGTTATCATTTACTGTATTTTCAAACATTAGCGATGTTTATGGTAAATGGGTGACTGAAAAAACTAGTGATGGAAATTGGGCAGTTGTAGAATTTTACGAAAGAAATGGAAAAATCTATGGTCGTTTCATTTTTATGACTGACAAGTATGATAGTGATGGAAAATTAAAACGTGATATAAAAAATCCTGATCCTGCAAAAAGAGATAAAACATTACAAGGACTTGAATTTTTAACTGATTTTGTATATGTAGAATCAGAAAATAAATACATTAATGGAACTATATATGATCCTTCAAGTGGAAACTCTTATGGAAGTTATTTACAAGTTCAAAATAATGGGACTCTTAAGCTTAGAGGTTATTTAAAAGGATTTAAATTTTTGGGTAAAACTCAAATTTGGAAAAGATATTAA
- the prfA gene encoding peptide chain release factor 1, giving the protein MFTKLDDVVKKHNEITELLMDPNVAADPKKLMEYNKALNSINDIVEKYTEYKNKSKELESLKNDLKSEKDHEMKEIIQEEISILEQDIPELENELKILLLPKDPNDEKNVIVEIRAAAGGDEAALFASDIFRMFARYAERSKWKVEILDKNETGVGGIKEITFLIKGNGAFSRLKYESGVHRVQRVPETESSGRIHTSTITVAVLPEVDDIEQVNINPSDLIIDTYRSSGAGGQHVNTTDSAVRITHKPTGIVVTSQDGRSQIKNKEAAMKVLASKLFEMEAEAQRKEIESQRRSQVGMGDRSEKIRTYNFPQGRITDHRIKLTLHRLESYLDGDLDEMIDALIAYNQAELLKSVGDNE; this is encoded by the coding sequence ATGTTCACAAAATTAGATGATGTAGTAAAAAAACATAATGAAATAACAGAACTACTAATGGATCCAAATGTAGCAGCAGATCCTAAAAAGTTGATGGAATATAATAAGGCATTAAATAGCATAAATGATATAGTTGAAAAATATACAGAATATAAGAATAAAAGTAAAGAATTAGAATCTTTAAAAAATGATTTGAAATCTGAAAAAGATCATGAAATGAAAGAAATTATACAAGAAGAAATATCAATATTAGAGCAAGATATACCTGAACTTGAAAATGAATTGAAGATCTTATTATTACCTAAAGATCCTAATGATGAAAAAAATGTTATAGTTGAAATACGTGCGGCAGCAGGTGGTGATGAAGCTGCATTATTTGCTTCTGATATATTTAGAATGTTTGCAAGATATGCTGAAAGATCAAAATGGAAAGTTGAAATACTTGATAAAAATGAAACAGGTGTTGGTGGGATCAAGGAAATAACATTTTTAATAAAAGGTAACGGTGCATTTTCAAGATTAAAATATGAAAGTGGAGTACATAGAGTTCAAAGAGTTCCAGAAACTGAATCATCAGGTAGAATTCATACATCAACAATAACAGTTGCAGTTTTACCTGAAGTTGATGACATAGAACAAGTTAATATTAATCCAAGTGATTTAATAATTGATACATACAGATCATCTGGTGCAGGAGGTCAACACGTAAATACAACAGATTCAGCAGTTCGTATTACGCATAAACCTACAGGTATAGTTGTTACATCACAAGATGGAAGATCGCAAATAAAAAATAAAGAAGCTGCAATGAAAGTATTAGCTTCTAAATTATTTGAAATGGAAGCTGAAGCACAAAGAAAAGAAATAGAATCTCAAAGAAGATCACAAGTAGGAATGGGAGATAGATCTGAAAAGATAAGAACATATAATTTTCCTCAGGGTCGTATTACAGATCATAGAATAAAATTAACATTACATAGATTAGAATCATATTTAGATGGTGATTTAGATGAAATGATAGATGCATTAATTGCATATAATCAAGCGGAATTACTAAAATCAGTAGGGGATAATGAATAA
- a CDS encoding LemA family protein: MNIYFIIIVSILAVIFLFSLSIKNRYVTLDNYNKEAWSNVKVYLQKRLDLIPNLVNTVKGYAAHEKSTLEAVINARNQMISIDMGNIENVDKILQQENVLSKTLRSIMMLHEAYPELKADTSFLNLQEELKNVENEILSVRKYYNGTCRELNIFVEKFPNSLFFSIFNFRKAVLFEPTNDVEQNVKVEF; this comes from the coding sequence ATGAATATTTATTTCATTATTATCGTATCTATTTTAGCAGTTATATTTCTATTTTCATTATCAATAAAAAATAGATATGTTACTTTAGATAATTATAACAAAGAAGCATGGAGTAATGTTAAAGTTTATCTTCAAAAAAGATTAGATTTAATTCCCAACTTGGTAAACACTGTTAAAGGATATGCAGCTCACGAAAAATCTACACTTGAAGCAGTTATAAATGCCAGAAATCAAATGATAAGTATAGATATGGGAAATATTGAAAACGTTGATAAAATATTACAACAAGAAAACGTTCTTTCAAAAACATTAAGATCTATTATGATGCTTCATGAAGCATATCCAGAATTAAAAGCAGATACTTCATTCTTAAATTTACAAGAAGAGTTAAAAAATGTAGAAAACGAAATACTTTCAGTTAGAAAATATTATAACGGAACTTGCAGAGAATTAAATATTTTTGTAGAAAAATTCCCTAATTCACTATTTTTCTCAATATTTAATTTTAGAAAAGCAGTACTATTTGAACCAACAAACGATGTAGAACAAAATGTAAAAGTTGAATTTTAA
- a CDS encoding murein hydrolase activator EnvC family protein yields MKRLKSNLIFLILFSICTIISTADSQIDKNQKRINQINSQVDKNKNKINSNNKQISNAKRTEADIQKEIKQLNQKIVTLQNEYNILEAKYVELLKAIGKNESEIRDSIRKINSSNEKIQINKSEYATRILTLDKIRRTTSIPSENSVDPASRAKRKHDGKIILELQQNKIKQIEEYKSGVEQNKAKVEIIKQKNMNEAEKIKKARIALENKKKELNSAKNSKDRAVAELKNLQNRLQKENKNIESDNKKLISEKNRLEAQIKAIIAAAQKSANSNKSDNNSTIKNIVKGTGQLTMPINGKVVVGFKQEKIPGLKSNGIEIKGTLGQTVKAADTGTVIYSGNLGNLGGVVIINHGGIITVYGNLSGIKVSKGTSVKKGQAIGTLGRDSTSKDTVLYFETRQGVNIVNPMSYL; encoded by the coding sequence ATGAAGAGATTAAAGAGTAATTTAATATTTTTAATTTTATTTTCTATATGTACAATAATTTCAACAGCAGACAGTCAAATTGATAAAAATCAAAAAAGAATAAATCAAATAAATAGTCAGGTAGATAAAAATAAAAATAAAATTAACAGTAATAATAAACAAATAAGTAACGCTAAAAGAACAGAAGCGGATATTCAAAAAGAAATAAAGCAATTAAATCAAAAAATTGTTACATTACAAAATGAATATAATATTTTGGAAGCAAAATATGTTGAATTATTGAAAGCTATTGGTAAAAATGAAAGTGAAATTAGAGATAGTATAAGAAAAATTAATAGTAGTAATGAAAAAATACAAATTAATAAATCTGAATATGCTACTAGAATATTAACTTTAGATAAAATAAGAAGAACAACAAGCATACCTAGTGAAAATAGCGTTGATCCTGCTTCAAGAGCAAAAAGAAAACACGATGGTAAAATTATTCTTGAACTTCAACAAAATAAAATCAAACAAATTGAAGAATATAAATCGGGTGTGGAGCAAAATAAAGCTAAGGTTGAAATTATTAAGCAAAAAAATATGAATGAAGCAGAAAAAATAAAGAAAGCTAGAATAGCGTTAGAAAATAAGAAAAAGGAATTAAACTCTGCTAAAAATTCTAAGGATAGAGCAGTTGCAGAACTTAAAAATTTACAAAACAGACTTCAAAAAGAAAATAAAAATATTGAATCTGATAATAAAAAATTAATAAGTGAAAAGAATAGATTAGAAGCTCAAATTAAAGCTATAATTGCAGCGGCACAAAAGAGTGCAAATAGCAACAAATCTGATAATAATTCTACTATAAAGAACATAGTAAAAGGTACTGGACAATTAACTATGCCTATAAATGGTAAAGTTGTTGTAGGATTTAAGCAAGAAAAAATACCAGGACTTAAGAGTAATGGTATTGAAATAAAAGGAACATTAGGTCAAACTGTAAAAGCAGCTGATACCGGAACTGTTATATACTCAGGAAATTTAGGAAATTTAGGTGGAGTTGTAATAATAAATCACGGTGGAATAATTACGGTTTATGGTAATTTATCAGGTATTAAAGTTTCAAAAGGAACTAGTGTAAAAAAAGGTCAAGCTATTGGGACATTAGGAAGAGATTCGACTTCAAAAGACACAGTTTTATACTTTGAAACAAGACAAGGTGTAAATATAGTAAATCCAATGAGTTATTTATAA
- a CDS encoding cell division protein FtsX gives MNNHKFSVKKLLVDKSIVFSSVITLIIIFILTYTFSFGLLSLKSYSTKYEDSNQIIAYLNDLSEENKIELNKKILEVPGVASIRYESKEVALKISAKELGVELSNEENPLNDVFYIYLKNDVNINKLKDSLTKMSEIKEIDFRTKAIESSMAFNKNIRTLTYNVTIVLALFGALMIYNIVGFSVKSRRRVIHANLLSKVDPQSLKIAFFMESVITTIIATVLSFGIYIILKKFLIESITILIPAYTASIFLVTEIEIAIAIAVITIIIALIINFLMMNKYYKMSYYETEKEKMDELIESTVEENIENTDENIEDIDLELGVEDEEIKE, from the coding sequence ATGAACAATCATAAATTTAGTGTTAAAAAGCTGCTTGTGGATAAAAGTATTGTATTTTCATCAGTTATAACACTTATAATAATCTTTATATTAACGTATACTTTTTCTTTTGGACTACTTAGTCTTAAAAGTTATAGCACCAAATATGAAGATTCAAATCAAATAATTGCGTATCTTAATGACTTAAGTGAAGAGAATAAAATAGAACTTAATAAAAAAATATTAGAAGTTCCTGGAGTTGCATCAATAAGATATGAATCAAAAGAAGTTGCACTTAAAATAAGTGCAAAGGAGTTAGGAGTAGAATTATCAAACGAAGAAAATCCATTAAATGATGTATTTTATATTTACTTAAAAAATGATGTGAACATTAATAAATTAAAAGATAGTTTAACAAAAATGAGTGAAATAAAAGAAATTGATTTTAGAACTAAAGCAATAGAATCATCAATGGCATTTAATAAGAATATTAGAACACTAACATACAATGTAACAATAGTTTTAGCATTATTTGGTGCTCTTATGATATATAATATAGTTGGATTTTCTGTGAAATCAAGAAGAAGAGTAATACATGCTAATTTACTTAGTAAAGTTGATCCGCAATCATTAAAAATTGCATTTTTTATGGAAAGTGTAATTACAACAATAATTGCAACAGTTTTAAGCTTTGGAATATATATTATTTTAAAGAAGTTTTTAATTGAAAGTATTACTATTTTAATACCTGCTTATACAGCATCAATATTTTTAGTAACTGAAATTGAAATAGCTATAGCAATAGCAGTAATAACAATAATAATTGCATTAATAATAAATTTCTTAATGATGAATAAGTATTATAAAATGTCTTATTATGAAACTGAAAAAGAAAAAATGGATGAATTAATTGAAAGTACTGTTGAAGAAAACATTGAAAATACTGATGAAAATATTGAAGACATTGACTTGGAATTAGGTGTTGAAGATGAAGAGATTAAAGAGTAA
- a CDS encoding trimeric intracellular cation channel family protein yields MNEFITIANFIGVIAFAASGAFKGFKYKLDILGIIVLAVVTAVGGGIIRDTILNRIPFVLYRTQDIYVAIIVAVVLYLVTKKTDIENKYNAKLLILDAVGLSVFTIIGARVAISANMSIISIAIISTITGVGGGVLRDMLSNEIPIVLKEDIYAILCFFGSIFYVFFIKIINNEFISSTIIFCVILSIRIIVIKYKLNLPK; encoded by the coding sequence ATGAATGAGTTTATAACAATAGCAAATTTTATAGGTGTAATTGCTTTTGCAGCATCAGGTGCATTTAAAGGATTTAAGTATAAATTAGACATATTGGGAATAATTGTATTAGCTGTTGTGACCGCTGTAGGTGGCGGAATAATAAGAGATACTATTTTAAATAGAATACCTTTTGTTTTATATCGTACACAAGATATTTATGTAGCTATTATAGTGGCAGTTGTCCTTTATTTAGTTACTAAAAAGACTGATATTGAAAATAAGTACAACGCAAAACTTTTGATACTAGATGCTGTAGGTTTATCTGTATTTACTATTATAGGTGCGAGAGTAGCAATAAGTGCAAATATGTCAATAATATCAATTGCTATTATATCAACTATAACAGGTGTTGGAGGTGGAGTATTACGTGACATGTTAAGTAATGAAATTCCAATAGTGTTAAAAGAAGATATCTATGCTATACTGTGCTTTTTTGGTTCAATATTTTATGTTTTTTTTATTAAGATAATTAATAATGAGTTTATATCATCTACTATAATATTTTGTGTAATACTTTCAATTAGAATAATAGTTATAAAATATAAGTTGAATTTACCTAAATAG
- a CDS encoding 3'-5' exonuclease → MERIKLIFFDVETNGLKGSSVLSISAMKVEYNVEKNEMYKTGEFDRFYFRNYGEEINYGAISVNGLTDEEIEIRRSKSNVDYAKTFKEDVQSFVDFCDGANHFIAHNIRFDRSFIPFILPVQFDTMIENISMVKIPNETYGGYKWPKLNECAKFYNVPLEDSELHQSMYDVLIMARVFYKMTKNNFTKNRILEFVKDNIGTKFEG, encoded by the coding sequence ATGGAAAGAATAAAATTAATATTTTTTGATGTTGAAACAAATGGTCTTAAAGGTTCATCTGTTTTGTCTATATCAGCAATGAAAGTTGAGTACAATGTAGAAAAGAATGAAATGTATAAAACAGGGGAATTTGACAGATTTTATTTTAGAAATTATGGTGAAGAAATAAATTATGGTGCAATTAGCGTAAATGGTCTAACTGATGAAGAGATTGAAATTAGAAGATCAAAATCAAATGTAGATTATGCTAAGACATTTAAAGAAGATGTCCAAAGTTTTGTTGATTTTTGTGATGGTGCAAATCATTTTATAGCACATAATATTAGATTTGACAGAAGTTTTATTCCTTTTATTTTACCTGTACAATTTGATACTATGATTGAAAATATTAGTATGGTAAAAATTCCCAATGAAACATATGGGGGATATAAATGGCCTAAACTTAATGAATGTGCTAAATTTTATAATGTACCACTTGAAGACAGTGAATTACATCAAAGTATGTATGATGTTTTAATAATGGCAAGAGTATTTTATAAAATGACTAAAAATAACTTTACTAAAAATAGAATACTTGAATTTGTAAAAGATAATATTGGCACAAAATTTGAGGGATAA
- the lepA gene encoding translation elongation factor 4, which yields MVDKKFKRNFSIIAHIDHGKSTIADRLIEKTDTVSEREMKEQLLDSMELEREKGITIKAQAVTLNYHAKDGNTYELNLIDTPGHVDFIYEVSRSLAACDGTLLVVDAAQGIEAQTLANVYLALENDLDILPVVNKIDLPSADPTKVLLEIEDVIGLPIDDAVLTSAKTGLGIDDLLEKIVTHLPEPKGDENAPLKALIFDSHYNDFRGVITYIRIIDGSIKKGDKIKIMSTGKEFEVLEVGIFAPKMKEVDVLNTGSVGYLVTGIKSIKDTQVGDTVTLVNNPTDKPLEGYKPAQSMVFAGIYPISTDDYEDLREALEKLQLNDASLSYTPETSLALGFGFRCGFLGLLHMEIIVERLRREFEIDLISTAPSVQYYVTPENGTTLMIDNPAEFPEGRKYIEEPYVKGTVIVPKDYVGNVMELCQEKRGTFLNMNYLDETRVMIEYDLPLAEIVIDFYDKLKSRTKGYASFEYELIGYKESDLVKVDILVSGEAIDAFSFIAHVDNAYTRGRAIAERLKDVIPRQQFEIPIQAALGSKIIARETIKALRKNVLAKCYGGDITRKKKLLEKQKEGKKRMKAIGNVEIPQEAFLAVLKLNDE from the coding sequence ATGGTAGATAAAAAATTTAAAAGGAATTTTTCTATTATTGCACACATAGATCATGGTAAGTCTACGATAGCAGATAGACTTATTGAAAAGACCGATACAGTATCTGAACGTGAAATGAAAGAACAATTATTAGATAGTATGGAGCTTGAAAGAGAGAAGGGTATAACAATTAAAGCTCAAGCAGTTACTCTTAATTATCATGCAAAAGACGGTAATACATATGAATTAAATCTTATAGATACACCTGGACACGTTGACTTTATATACGAAGTTTCAAGATCACTTGCAGCATGTGATGGAACACTGTTAGTTGTTGATGCAGCACAAGGTATAGAAGCTCAAACACTTGCAAATGTATATTTAGCATTAGAAAATGATTTAGATATTTTACCTGTAGTAAATAAAATTGATTTACCATCAGCTGATCCAACAAAAGTATTACTTGAAATTGAAGATGTAATTGGACTTCCTATAGATGATGCAGTATTAACATCAGCTAAAACAGGACTTGGAATAGATGATTTACTTGAAAAAATAGTAACGCATTTACCTGAGCCAAAAGGTGATGAAAATGCACCACTAAAGGCACTTATTTTTGACTCTCATTACAATGATTTTAGAGGTGTAATTACATATATTAGAATAATAGATGGAAGTATAAAAAAAGGTGATAAAATTAAAATAATGTCAACAGGAAAAGAATTTGAAGTACTTGAAGTTGGTATTTTTGCACCTAAAATGAAAGAAGTTGATGTTTTAAATACAGGTTCAGTAGGATATTTAGTTACCGGTATAAAATCAATAAAAGACACTCAAGTAGGAGATACTGTAACATTAGTTAATAATCCTACAGATAAACCTTTAGAAGGATATAAACCTGCACAAAGTATGGTATTTGCAGGGATATACCCAATATCAACAGATGATTATGAAGATTTAAGAGAAGCATTAGAAAAATTGCAACTTAATGATGCATCATTATCTTATACACCTGAAACTTCATTAGCATTAGGATTTGGATTTAGATGTGGATTTTTAGGTTTATTACACATGGAAATAATAGTTGAAAGACTTAGAAGAGAATTTGAAATTGATTTAATTTCAACAGCACCATCTGTTCAATATTATGTAACTCCTGAAAATGGGACTACACTTATGATTGATAATCCAGCAGAATTTCCTGAAGGTAGAAAATATATTGAAGAACCATATGTAAAAGGAACAGTTATTGTACCTAAAGATTATGTTGGAAATGTAATGGAATTATGTCAAGAAAAAAGAGGTACATTTTTAAATATGAATTACTTAGATGAAACTCGTGTTATGATAGAATATGATTTACCTCTTGCAGAAATTGTTATTGATTTTTATGATAAATTAAAATCAAGAACGAAAGGTTATGCTTCTTTTGAGTATGAACTTATTGGATATAAGGAATCAGATCTTGTAAAAGTAGATATACTTGTTTCAGGAGAGGCTATAGATGCTTTTTCTTTTATAGCACATGTTGATAATGCATATACAAGAGGTAGAGCAATAGCAGAAAGATTAAAAGATGTAATACCTAGACAACAGTTTGAAATACCTATTCAAGCAGCATTAGGTTCAAAAATAATTGCTAGAGAAACAATAAAGGCACTTAGAAAAAATGTTTTAGCCAAATGTTATGGTGGGGATATTACTCGTAAGAAAAAGCTTCTTGAAAAACAAAAAGAAGGTAAAAAGCGTATGAAAGCAATAGGTAATGTTGAAATACCTCAAGAAGCATTTTTAGCAGTACTTAAATTAAATGATGAATAA
- a CDS encoding transketolase → MQNRELESISKEIRKKIVEMIYHAKSGHPGGSLSIADILTVLYFEEMNIDVTNPKMVDRDRFVLSKGHAAPALYAALMEKGFMDKSLVTQLRKFGSPLQGHPDLKKIESIEMSTGSLGQGLSAANGMALSSKMFGPEFRVYTILGDGELQEGQCYEAAMAASHYNLDNLVAIIDNNNLQIDGDVDKVMSIYPLKEKFASFGWEVIEIDGHNYDEIRNALKRAREIKNKPTAIIAKTIKGKGVSFMENQAGWHGKAPSKEEFELAIKELM, encoded by the coding sequence ATGCAAAATAGAGAGTTGGAATCTATTTCAAAAGAAATTAGAAAAAAAATAGTTGAAATGATATATCATGCTAAATCAGGGCATCCGGGTGGTTCATTATCAATAGCTGATATTTTAACTGTTCTGTATTTTGAAGAAATGAATATTGATGTTACAAATCCGAAAATGGTTGATAGAGATAGATTTGTATTAAGTAAAGGGCATGCAGCACCTGCTTTATATGCGGCTTTGATGGAAAAAGGATTTATGGATAAATCATTAGTAACTCAACTTAGAAAATTTGGTTCTCCACTACAAGGACATCCTGATTTAAAGAAAATTGAATCAATTGAAATGTCAACAGGTTCATTAGGACAAGGACTTTCAGCAGCAAACGGTATGGCATTATCATCTAAAATGTTTGGTCCTGAATTTAGAGTGTATACTATACTAGGAGATGGTGAATTACAAGAAGGACAATGTTATGAAGCTGCAATGGCTGCAAGCCACTATAATCTTGATAACTTAGTTGCAATTATTGATAATAATAATTTACAAATAGATGGAGATGTTGATAAAGTAATGAGCATTTATCCACTTAAAGAAAAATTTGCTTCTTTTGGTTGGGAAGTAATTGAAATAGATGGTCATAATTATGATGAAATAAGAAATGCACTAAAAAGAGCAAGAGAAATAAAAAATAAACCAACAGCAATAATAGCAAAAACTATAAAAGGTAAAGGTGTATCATTTATGGAAAATCAAGCTGGTTGGCACGGTAAAGCACCTAGTAAAGAAGAATTTGAATTAGCGATTAAAGAATTAATGTAG
- the prmC gene encoding peptide chain release factor N(5)-glutamine methyltransferase, with amino-acid sequence MSTLLELLKKATNYYEKKGYDNPRVSAEKLFAKALNMDRIMLYAYFDKNITESQKEQIRKTMELSDDFEDEKDTLKSLLDSSIEYLLKHNINEARIIAELIFSKVLNISHMTLFMKYNHKISNDEKLKIKEYILKIAKEKVPYQYLFNEQNFYGRNFYIDKGVLIPRYDTEILVEKVIELVKPNNTILDIGTGSGIIALTIALEVPSTKVLAVDISDKAIEISNINKEKLNASNVKIIKSDIFSNVSYNTFDIIVSNPPYISNDEIKYVSTDTLLHEPMEALFAENDGLYFYYEISRQARYYLKSGGYLAFEIGFKQSKAVTEILTKLDYKDIKQYKDMNGKDRVIIARKG; translated from the coding sequence ATGTCAACTTTATTAGAACTTTTAAAAAAGGCAACAAATTATTATGAAAAAAAAGGTTATGATAATCCTAGAGTATCAGCAGAAAAGTTATTTGCTAAAGCTTTAAACATGGATAGGATAATGCTTTATGCTTATTTTGATAAAAATATTACTGAAAGTCAAAAGGAACAAATAAGAAAAACTATGGAACTTTCAGATGATTTTGAAGATGAAAAAGATACCTTAAAATCATTATTAGATAGTAGCATTGAGTATTTATTAAAGCATAATATTAATGAAGCGAGAATAATAGCAGAGTTAATTTTTTCAAAAGTTCTTAATATAAGTCATATGACATTATTTATGAAATATAATCATAAAATAAGTAATGATGAAAAATTAAAAATTAAAGAATATATTTTGAAAATAGCCAAAGAAAAAGTACCTTATCAATATTTATTTAATGAGCAAAATTTTTATGGTAGAAATTTTTATATTGATAAAGGTGTATTAATTCCAAGATATGATACTGAAATATTGGTTGAAAAAGTAATAGAACTTGTAAAACCTAATAATACAATATTAGATATAGGCACTGGCTCTGGAATTATAGCACTTACAATTGCTTTAGAAGTTCCTAGTACTAAAGTTTTAGCAGTTGATATATCTGACAAAGCAATAGAAATTTCAAATATAAATAAAGAAAAATTAAATGCATCTAATGTTAAAATTATTAAATCTGATATATTTTCAAATGTGAGTTACAATACATTTGATATTATAGTTTCAAATCCTCCATACATTTCTAATGATGAAATAAAATATGTAAGTACAGATACATTATTACATGAGCCGATGGAAGCACTATTTGCAGAAAATGATGGCTTGTATTTTTATTATGAAATATCAAGACAAGCTAGATATTATTTAAAATCAGGTGGGTATTTGGCATTTGAGATAGGTTTTAAACAAAGTAAGGCAGTTACTGAAATTTTAACTAAATTAGATTATAAAGATATAAAACAATATAAAGATATGAATGGAAAAGACAGAGTAATTATAGCAAGAAAGGGTTAG